One Alkalidesulfovibrio alkalitolerans DSM 16529 genomic region harbors:
- a CDS encoding response regulator produces MSEKKTRILIIDDDPEIVSYLTDIFQDAGYETLSAGNGVEGIEVAQTRKPDLITLDMDMPGRGGTLFYVKMRQEPYLAEIPVVVISGVGPRPPALNKSVPVIQKPITPEVVLETVKKMLAK; encoded by the coding sequence ATGTCGGAAAAAAAGACGCGCATCCTGATCATCGACGACGATCCCGAAATCGTAAGCTACCTCACAGACATCTTCCAGGACGCAGGGTACGAGACGCTCTCCGCGGGCAACGGCGTGGAGGGCATCGAGGTGGCCCAGACCAGGAAGCCCGACCTCATCACCCTGGACATGGACATGCCGGGCCGCGGCGGGACGCTCTTTTACGTGAAGATGCGTCAGGAGCCCTACCTCGCCGAAATCCCGGTGGTGGTCATCAGCGGCGTCGGCCCCAGGCCGCCCGCCCTGAACAAAAGCGTTCCGGTCATTCAAAAGCCCATCACGCCGGAAGTCGTGCTGGAGACCGTGAAAAAAATGCTGGCGAAATAG